In Methylobacterium aquaticum, the following are encoded in one genomic region:
- a CDS encoding flagellar hook protein FlgE, with product MDLFGALQTSVSGLQAQAFSLGNISGNIANSQTVGYKRIDTDFADMLVEQPAKQQSAGGVAAFSQLTNSLQGGVAATGIPTNMALSGDGFFTVRTAGGTPGGTPTFSGSDLYTRRGDFSVDRSGYLVNGAGAYLTGQSLDPVSGAATGTGPIKIAGTTLPAKPTTGIAYAANLPSTPTTTSGNALLGTLPGGDPRVLSGTAATAPKVAAADSAAFLGSSIAGGELTAYSGTGSPVSLQMRWAKVANADATAGTGDTWNLYYANQTATGTTPATWQNAGTAFTFNGSGQLTAPTGTSLSIPNVTVNGTNLGAVALNLGTGGLTQYGSAGGQVTTTTLQQNGYAAGTLNSLAVTSDGKLTGTYSNGNSVALAQVGVARFNAPNSLKAVSGGNYAQTAESGEPLVGLSGTTIVGGNVEQSNTDTAGEFSKLIVTQQAYSANTRVMSTAQQMMSDLINVIR from the coding sequence ATGGACCTTTTCGGCGCGTTGCAGACTTCGGTCTCGGGTCTCCAGGCCCAGGCCTTCAGCTTGGGCAACATTTCGGGGAATATCGCGAACTCGCAGACCGTCGGCTACAAGCGGATCGACACCGACTTCGCCGACATGCTGGTCGAGCAGCCGGCCAAGCAGCAGAGCGCCGGCGGGGTCGCGGCCTTCTCGCAGCTGACCAACAGCCTGCAGGGCGGGGTGGCGGCGACCGGCATCCCGACCAACATGGCGCTCAGCGGCGACGGCTTCTTCACCGTGCGGACCGCCGGCGGGACGCCCGGCGGCACGCCGACCTTCTCGGGCTCCGACCTCTATACCCGCCGCGGCGACTTCTCGGTCGACCGCAGCGGCTATCTCGTCAACGGCGCCGGCGCCTACCTGACGGGCCAGAGCCTCGACCCGGTGAGCGGCGCCGCGACCGGCACCGGGCCGATCAAGATTGCCGGTACCACGCTGCCGGCCAAGCCCACGACGGGCATCGCCTACGCGGCGAACCTGCCGAGCACCCCGACCACCACCTCGGGCAACGCGCTCCTCGGCACGCTGCCGGGCGGCGATCCCCGGGTGCTCTCAGGGACCGCCGCGACGGCTCCGAAAGTGGCCGCCGCCGATTCGGCCGCCTTCCTCGGTTCCAGCATCGCCGGCGGCGAACTCACGGCCTATTCCGGCACCGGCAGCCCGGTCAGCCTGCAGATGCGCTGGGCCAAGGTCGCGAATGCCGACGCGACGGCCGGCACCGGCGATACCTGGAACCTGTACTACGCCAACCAGACCGCCACCGGCACCACACCGGCGACCTGGCAGAATGCCGGCACCGCCTTCACCTTCAACGGCAGCGGCCAGCTTACCGCGCCGACCGGCACCAGCCTCAGCATCCCCAACGTCACGGTGAACGGCACCAATCTCGGGGCAGTGGCGCTGAATCTCGGCACCGGCGGCCTGACCCAGTACGGCTCGGCCGGCGGCCAGGTCACCACTACCACCCTGCAGCAGAACGGCTACGCCGCCGGCACGCTCAACTCCCTCGCGGTGACGAGCGACGGCAAGCTCACCGGCACCTATTCCAACGGCAACAGCGTGGCCCTGGCGCAGGTCGGCGTGGCGCGGTTCAACGCCCCCAATTCACTCAAGGCGGTCTCGGGCGGCAACTACGCCCAGACGGCGGAATCCGGCGAGCCGCTGGTCGGTCTCTCCGGCACCACGATCGTCGGCGGCAATGTCGAGCAATCGAATACCGATACCGCCGGCGAGTTCTCGAAGCTCATCGTCACCCAGCAGGCCTATTCGGCCAACACCCGGGTGATGTCGACCGCCCAGCAGATGATGTCGGATCTCATCAACGTCATTCGCTAG